One Vicia villosa cultivar HV-30 ecotype Madison, WI unplaced genomic scaffold, Vvil1.0 ctg.002230F_1_1, whole genome shotgun sequence genomic region harbors:
- the LOC131638255 gene encoding GDSL esterase/lipase At5g45910-like, translated as MKILFLFSITIACGVFGNIISNANPLPYQAIFNFGDSTSDTGNSAFDHVQMDKNSPYGSTYFKHPSGRLCNGRLIIDFIAEAYGLPFLPPYKNITQSQDDIKKGVNFAYAGSTALDFKYFDRSGVRPLATENSLNVQFGWFKKIKPSLCKSKEECDSFFKQSLFLVGEIGGNDVFSHISKTVTELREIVPLIVESITNTTSALIEEGAVELAVPGNFPIGCNAGLLSAVNSKKKEDYDEFGCLISYNTFTEYFNEQLKSSIETLKHKYPQAKIVYFDYYNDAKRLYQAPEQYGFTSDKVEFLKACCGGGGTYNVNEKFCGSPGTTVCSDPTKQINWDGAHFTEAAHRQIAKGLVEGPFANPSLKPAPFKIA; from the exons ATGAAGATCTTGTTTCTCTTTAGTATCACCATTGCATGTGGTGTTTTTGGAAATATTATTTCAAATGCTAATCCTCTACCGTACCAAGCCATATTTAACTTTGGCGACTCTACAAGTGACACCGGAAATTCCGCATTTGACCATGTACAAATGGATAAAAATAGTCCTTATGGTTCAACGTACTTCAAACATCCATCGGGACGATTGTGTAATGGGAGACTCATCATAGATTTCATAG CTGAAGCATACGGGTTACCATTTTTACCGCCCTATAAAAATATCACCCAAAGTCAAGATGACATAAAAAAGGGAGTTAATTTTGCATATGCCGGTTCAACTGCACTTGACTTCAAGTATTTTGATCGTAGTGGAGTTAGACCACTAGCGACAGAAAACTCATTGAATGTGCAATTTGGTTGGTTTAAAAAGATAAAACCATCcttatgtaaaagcaaagaag AGTGCGATAGCTTCTTCAAACAATCATTGTTTCTAGTGGGAGAGATTGGTGGGAATGATGTTTTTTCTCATATTTCTAAAACTGTTACAGAACTTCGTGAAATAGTTCCTTTAATCGTCGAATCCATTACAAATACAACTTCA GCATTAATTGAAGAAGGAGCAGTAGAGCTAGCGGTTCCAGGAAACTTTCCAATAGGCTGCAATGCTGGATTATTGTCTGCGGTGAATAGTAAGAAGAAAGAAGactatgatgaatttggatgtttgATATCTTACAACACTTTTACTGAATACTTTAATGAGCAACTAAAAAGTTCTATAGAGACATTAAAACATAAATATCCTCAAGCTAAGATAGTATATTTTGACTACTACAACGATGCCAAACGTTTATATCAAGCACCAGAACAATATG GATTTACTTCTGATAAGGTTGAGTTTTTGAAAGCTTGTTGTGGAGGTGGTGGAACTTACAATGTTAATGAAAAGTTTTGTGGATCTCCCGGTACAACAGTTTGCTCTGatccaacaaaacaaataaattggGATGGAGCCCACTTTACTGAAGCAGCACACAGGCAAATAGCAAAAGGTTTAGTGGAAGGACCTTTTGCAAATCCTTCTCTAAAACCCGCTCCTTTCAAGATAGCATAG
- the LOC131638258 gene encoding GDSL esterase/lipase At5g45910-like, with amino-acid sequence MKILFLFSITIACGVFGNIISNANPLPYQAIFNFGDSTSDTGNSAFDHVQMDKNSPYGSTYFKHPSGRLCNGRLIIDFIAEAYGLPFLPPYKNITQSQDDIKKGVNFAYAGSTALDFKYFDRSGVRPLATENSLNVQFGWFKKIKPSLCKSKEECDSFFKQSLFLVGEIGGNDVFSHISKTVTELREIVPLIVESITNTTSALIEEGAVELAVPGNFPIGCNAGLLSAVNSKKKEDYDEFGCLISYSTFTEYFNEQLKSSIETLKHKHPQAKIVYFDYYNDAKRLYQAPEQYGLTSDKVEFLKACCGGGGTYNVNEKFCGSPGTTVCSDPTKQINWDGAHFTEAAHRQIAKGLVEGPFANPSLKPAPFKIA; translated from the exons ATGAAGATCTTGTTTCTCTTTAGTATCACCATTGCATGTGGTGTTTTTGGAAATATTATTTCAAATGCTAATCCTCTACCGTACCAAGCTATATTTAACTTTGGCGACTCTACAAGTGACACCGGAAATTCCGCATTTGACCATGTACAAATGGATAAAAATAGTCCTTATGGTTCAACGTACTTCAAACATCCATCGGGACGATTGTGTAATGGGAGACTCATCATAGATTTCATAG CTGAAGCATACGGGTTACCATTTTTACCGCCCTATAAAAATATCACCCAAAGTCAAGATGACATAAAAAAGGGAGTTAATTTTGCATATGCCGGTTCAACTGCACTTGACTTCAAGTATTTTGATCGTAGTGGAGTTAGACCACTAGCGACAGAAAACTCATTGAATGTGCAATTTGGTTGGTTTAAAAAGATAAAACCATCcttatgtaaaagcaaagaag AGTGCGATAGCTTCTTCAAACAATCATTGTTTCTAGTGGGAGAGATTGGTGGGAATGATGTTTTTTCTCATATTTCTAAAACTGTTACAGAACTTCGTGAAATAGTTCCTTTAATCGTCGAATCCATTACAAATACAACTTCA GCATTAATTGAAGAAGGAGCAGTAGAGCTAGCGGTTCCAGGAAACTTTCCAATAGGCTGCAATGCTGGATTATTGTCTGCGGTGAATAGTAAGAAGAAAGAAGactatgatgaatttggatgtttgATATCTTACAGCACTTTTACTGAATACTTTAATGAGCAACTAAAAAGTTCTATAGAGACATTAAAACATAAACATCCTCAAGCTAAGATAGTATATTTTGACTACTACAACGATGCCAAACGTTTATATCAAGCACCAGAACAATATG GACTTACTTCTGATAAGGTTGAGTTTTTGAAAGCTTGTTGTGGAGGTGGTGGAACTTACAATGTTAATGAAAAGTTTTGTGGATCTCCCGGTACAACAGTTTGCTCTGatccaacaaaacaaataaattggGATGGAGCCCACTTTACTGAAGCAGCACACAGGCAAATAGCAAAAGGTTTAGTGGAAGGACCTTTTGCAAATCCTTCTCTAAAACCCGCTCCTTTCAAGATAGCATAG
- the LOC131638253 gene encoding GDSL esterase/lipase At5g45910-like, whose amino-acid sequence MKILFLFSITIACGVFGNIISNANPLPYQAIFNFGDSTSDTGNSAFDHVQMDKNSPYGSTYFKHPSGRLCNGRLIIDFIAEAYGLPFLPPYKNITQSQDDIKKGVNFAYAGSTALDFKYFDRSGVRPLATENSLNVQFGWFKKIKPSLCKSKEECDSFFKQSLFLVGEIGGNDVFSHISKTVTELREIVPLIVESITNTTSALIEEGAVELAVPGNFPIGCNAGLLSAVNSKKKEDYDEFGCLISYNTFTEYFNEQLKSSIETLKHKHPQAKIVYFDYYNDAKRLYQAPEQYGFTSDKVEFLKACCGGGGTYNVNEKFCGSPGTTVCSDPTKQINWDGAHFTEAAHRQIAKGLVEGPFANPSLKPAPFKIA is encoded by the exons ATGAAGATCTTGTTTCTCTTTAGTATCACCATTGCATGTGGTGTTTTTGGAAATATTATTTCAAATGCTAATCCTCTACCGTACCAAGCCATATTTAACTTTGGCGACTCTACAAGTGACACCGGAAATTCCGCATTTGACCATGTACAAATGGATAAAAATAGTCCTTATGGTTCAACGTACTTCAAACATCCATCGGGACGATTGTGTAATGGGAGACTCATCATAGATTTCATAG CTGAAGCATACGGGTTACCATTTTTACCGCCCTATAAAAATATCACCCAAAGTCAAGATGACATAAAAAAGGGAGTTAATTTTGCATATGCCGGTTCAACTGCACTTGACTTCAAGTATTTTGATCGTAGTGGAGTTAGACCACTAGCGACAGAAAACTCATTGAATGTGCAATTTGGTTGGTTTAAAAAGATAAAACCATCcttatgtaaaagcaaagaag AGTGCGATAGCTTCTTCAAACAATCATTGTTTCTAGTGGGAGAGATTGGTGGGAATGATGTTTTTTCTCATATTTCTAAAACTGTTACAGAACTTCGTGAAATAGTTCCTTTAATCGTCGAATCCATTACAAATACAACTTCA GCATTAATTGAAGAAGGAGCAGTAGAGCTAGCGGTTCCAGGAAACTTTCCAATAGGCTGCAATGCTGGATTATTGTCTGCGGTGAATAGTAAGAAGAAAGAAGactatgatgaatttggatgtttgATATCTTACAACACTTTTACTGAATACTTTAATGAGCAACTAAAAAGTTCTATAGAGACATTAAAACATAAACATCCTCAAGCTAAGATAGTATATTTTGACTACTACAACGATGCCAAACGTTTATATCAAGCACCAGAACAATATG GATTTACTTCTGATAAGGTTGAGTTTTTGAAAGCTTGTTGTGGAGGTGGTGGAACTTACAATGTTAATGAAAAGTTTTGTGGATCTCCCGGTACAACAGTTTGCTCTGatccaacaaaacaaataaattggGATGGAGCCCACTTTACTGAAGCAGCACACAGGCAAATAGCAAAAGGTTTAGTGGAAGGACCTTTTGCAAATCCTTCTCTAAAACCCGCTCCTTTCAAGATAGCATAG